Proteins found in one Bacteroidota bacterium genomic segment:
- the hslU gene encoding ATP-dependent protease ATPase subunit HslU yields the protein MDLQALTPSQIVAELDKYIVGQQEAKRAVAIALRNRWRRLNAPPELREEIVPNNIIMIGPTGVGKTEIARRLAKLAGAPFVKVEATKFTEVGYVGRDVESMVRDLVEVAVNMVKAERQREVQAQALELADERLLDVLVPRPGTGFAFSGPSPEGLPASGWGELEDHARVRFRERLKAGELEDRLVEIEVTSEHGPVMQIFGPMGLEEMGLNLQEILGNLGRRRKKRRLPVSEARQLLAQEEAQKLIDMDAVIQEALERVQNAGIIFIDEIDKIASPAGAPRGAGPDVSREGVQRDLLPIVEGSNVMTKYGMVKTDHILFIASGAFHAVRPSDLIPELQGRFPIRVELKPLGEEDFYQILTLPQNALTKQYAALLAAEGVELEFTDEALREIARIAACVNEQVENIGARRLHTILTTVLEEVLFDVPDRIRDARVRIDVAHVQRTVGRVLENRDLSRYIL from the coding sequence ATGGATCTACAGGCGCTCACGCCGAGCCAAATCGTAGCCGAGCTGGACAAATACATCGTGGGCCAGCAGGAAGCCAAGCGCGCCGTAGCCATAGCCCTGCGCAACCGGTGGCGCCGTTTGAACGCTCCCCCGGAGTTGCGGGAGGAGATCGTGCCCAACAACATCATCATGATCGGCCCGACGGGGGTGGGCAAGACCGAAATCGCGCGTCGGTTGGCCAAACTGGCCGGGGCTCCGTTTGTGAAGGTGGAGGCCACCAAGTTCACCGAGGTGGGCTATGTGGGTCGAGACGTCGAAAGCATGGTACGCGACCTGGTGGAGGTGGCCGTAAACATGGTCAAAGCCGAGCGTCAGCGCGAGGTTCAGGCGCAGGCCTTGGAGCTGGCCGACGAGCGGCTGCTGGATGTGCTCGTGCCCCGGCCGGGCACTGGGTTCGCCTTTTCCGGTCCGTCCCCCGAGGGCCTACCGGCCTCCGGCTGGGGGGAGCTGGAGGATCACGCCCGGGTCCGCTTTCGGGAGCGCCTTAAGGCCGGGGAGCTAGAGGATCGTCTGGTGGAGATCGAGGTCACAAGCGAACACGGCCCCGTCATGCAGATTTTCGGTCCCATGGGCCTTGAGGAGATGGGTCTTAACCTGCAGGAGATCTTGGGCAACCTGGGTAGGCGCCGCAAAAAGCGCCGGCTGCCCGTCTCCGAGGCCCGGCAGCTATTGGCCCAAGAGGAGGCGCAAAAGCTCATCGACATGGATGCCGTCATCCAGGAAGCCCTGGAGCGGGTTCAAAACGCGGGGATCATCTTCATCGACGAGATCGACAAGATCGCCTCTCCGGCCGGCGCACCCCGCGGGGCGGGCCCAGACGTGAGCCGGGAGGGCGTGCAGCGCGATCTGCTCCCGATCGTCGAGGGCTCGAACGTGATGACCAAATACGGCATGGTTAAGACGGATCACATCTTGTTTATCGCCTCGGGCGCCTTTCATGCGGTCAGGCCCAGCGACCTGATTCCGGAGCTTCAGGGGCGCTTCCCGATTCGGGTGGAGCTTAAGCCCCTCGGCGAGGAGGACTTCTACCAGATTCTCACCTTGCCCCAAAACGCGCTCACCAAGCAGTACGCGGCCCTGCTGGCGGCCGAGGGTGTGGAGCTCGAGTTCACCGATGAGGCTCTGCGGGAGATCGCCCGCATCGCCGCGTGCGTCAACGAGCAGGTCGAAAACATCGGCGCTCGGCGGCTGCACACGATCCTGACTACGGTCCTGGAGGAGGTGCTTTTTGACGTGCCGGACCGCATCCGAGATGCGCGCGTGCGCATCGACGTAGCGCATGTGCAGCGCACCGTGGGGCGCGTCTTGGAGAATCGGGATCTGAGCCGCTATATCCTCTAG
- the hslV gene encoding ATP-dependent protease subunit HslV yields MRQSNILHATTVLAVRHGGRVAMGGDGQATLGQTVLKHTAQKVRPLYSGKILAGFAGSTADALTLLDRLEDKLQMYGGNLPRAAVELARDWRLDRALRRLEAMLIVATAEQMLLLSGAGDLVEPDDGILAIGSGAGYALAAARALKQEASHLPARLIVERALHIAADICIYTNHEIRVLELASS; encoded by the coding sequence ATGAGGCAAAGCAACATACTGCACGCCACCACCGTGCTGGCCGTACGGCATGGAGGCAGAGTGGCCATGGGGGGCGATGGGCAGGCCACCTTAGGACAGACCGTGCTCAAGCACACCGCGCAGAAGGTGCGGCCATTATACAGCGGCAAAATTTTGGCTGGCTTTGCCGGCTCAACGGCCGACGCGCTCACGCTTCTGGATCGGCTCGAGGACAAGCTCCAGATGTATGGAGGCAACCTGCCGCGGGCGGCCGTGGAATTGGCCCGAGATTGGCGTCTGGACCGGGCCCTGCGGCGTCTGGAGGCTATGTTGATCGTAGCCACCGCGGAGCAAATGTTGCTGCTTTCGGGTGCAGGGGACCTGGTTGAGCCCGACGATGGGATCCTGGCCATCGGCAGCGGAGCCGGCTATGCCTTGGCCGCCGCCCGGGCGTTAAAACAGGAGGCCTCGCATTTGCCGGCGCGCCTCATCGTGGAGCGCGCCTTGCACATCGCAGCGGACATCTGCATTTACACCAACCACGAGATACGCGTCTTGGAACTTGCCTCTTCGTAG
- a CDS encoding PAS domain S-box protein, producing MPFSSIAEPALLCSLEGRILWANRSLCQALGCAPEELIGLPIQELDPLVRPEDLRLAYRALARFPIERLARQLQRRDGSTWAVWMYPSRVRLGRRAALLLQLRERKEDQDWTGRLQERVLEFLFRQSIAGLYLMRMDPGWEFIWDGSEEQLERALYRQRVVRVNRNFAEQYGTTEEALIGRTSADFYAHDPGFIRDYTRRMLDAGYLRGLSYERRLDGRPIWIEGEYIPLYDEGGRYLGHLGIQRDVTEERLRSERLERQRQALLAMTRLSAQDWPESLYALLERTAQALTVDRCGFWLWDPQQDALRCMALFDQAQGGRVACEQVLSASAYPEYFWALQTGLAVDAADAWTDPRTRAFLEGYLKPLGIRAMLDAPVWREGRLMGVLCSELRAASPRTWHADEVRFAVASAERLVRLLEEHERRTLEGRLTRFVENASDLIYQVDLEGRLLYANEAALRLFGYTREEAIGRRIFDFIEPSHYWRARAEAIRHVRARTPHWYSEYPVRDRTGQVRWVGQNATLRTEGGQLVGFDVISRDITDRKHMEAALEASERRYRMLFESAGDAILISDAGGRYVEVNRQAELLTGYSRQELLAMTVGDLVVGDREALNRGYREHFYPFLRQVRIFRGADRRMRRKDGTLFDYEVTAVMLDDGRVMALVRDVTERKRAEAALREAKERAEMANRIKSNFLAMISHELRTPLHTILGYLDLIREELASEGKPEVEEFFAVVHRSAQRLVHLVHELLDMARIEAGDLELVCEVQPAEPLVQEAFATLASRAREKGLLYELRLHTERTLVYVDGGRLIQVLLNLIENAIKFTSSGSVQVSTRREGDRLVIAVSDTGVGIEPEHLERLFRPFEQAHEGLNRPFEGAGLGLAISYRLVRSMGGELRCQSQPGRGATFSVHLPVASEPVPPVFWQPKARRALLMESDPEGRRYLEVLLRRAGFSVQVCDKPADLLEALTSGQYDAVFVELTPEAFEVGITLGKQVRQLRFRGRMLALAAYAESGLEDRLRAAGFDGLLVKPFQPRQVLSWLEEAS from the coding sequence GTGCCATTTTCCTCGATAGCAGAACCCGCGCTGCTTTGTTCGCTTGAGGGCCGCATCCTCTGGGCAAACCGCTCTCTTTGTCAGGCCCTGGGATGTGCGCCGGAGGAATTGATCGGTCTTCCCATACAGGAGCTCGACCCGTTAGTTCGGCCGGAGGATTTGCGGCTGGCCTACCGGGCTTTAGCGCGCTTCCCCATCGAACGGCTTGCCCGTCAGCTGCAACGCCGAGATGGGTCCACATGGGCGGTTTGGATGTATCCCAGCCGGGTTCGCCTGGGCCGAAGGGCCGCGCTGCTACTACAGCTGCGCGAGCGCAAGGAAGATCAGGACTGGACAGGCCGCCTGCAGGAGCGCGTCCTGGAGTTTCTCTTCCGGCAAAGCATCGCAGGCCTGTACCTGATGCGCATGGATCCGGGCTGGGAGTTCATCTGGGACGGATCCGAAGAGCAGCTCGAACGCGCCCTGTATCGGCAGCGCGTTGTGCGCGTCAATCGCAATTTCGCTGAACAATACGGCACCACAGAAGAGGCCCTGATTGGTCGCACATCGGCGGATTTTTACGCCCATGATCCGGGTTTTATCCGGGACTATACGCGCCGAATGCTGGACGCGGGCTACCTGCGCGGCCTAAGCTACGAGCGCCGGCTTGACGGAAGACCGATCTGGATTGAGGGGGAGTACATTCCCCTATACGATGAAGGGGGCCGTTATCTGGGCCATCTGGGTATACAGCGGGATGTCACCGAGGAACGGCTGCGATCGGAACGCCTGGAGCGTCAGCGTCAGGCCCTGCTCGCGATGACCCGGCTTTCGGCTCAGGATTGGCCCGAGAGCCTGTATGCGCTTTTGGAGCGTACCGCGCAGGCCTTGACGGTAGACCGATGCGGGTTTTGGCTTTGGGATCCTCAGCAGGATGCCCTGCGTTGCATGGCCCTCTTCGATCAAGCCCAGGGCGGACGCGTAGCCTGTGAGCAGGTGCTTTCCGCTTCCGCCTATCCGGAGTACTTCTGGGCTTTGCAAACCGGTCTGGCCGTGGATGCGGCCGATGCATGGACCGACCCCCGCACGCGGGCTTTCCTGGAAGGCTACCTAAAGCCCCTCGGCATCCGGGCCATGCTGGATGCCCCGGTATGGCGGGAGGGCCGTCTCATGGGGGTCCTGTGCTCGGAGCTGCGCGCCGCCTCACCCCGCACGTGGCACGCCGATGAGGTTCGGTTCGCCGTCGCCTCGGCCGAACGCCTAGTGCGCCTGCTTGAGGAGCATGAGCGCCGAACCCTTGAAGGGCGGCTTACGCGGTTTGTGGAAAACGCCTCCGATCTCATCTATCAGGTCGATCTAGAGGGCCGCCTCTTGTACGCCAACGAGGCGGCGCTGCGGCTTTTCGGCTACACCCGCGAAGAGGCCATAGGCCGCCGAATCTTCGACTTCATCGAGCCCAGCCACTACTGGCGCGCCCGCGCCGAGGCGATTCGGCACGTCCGGGCCCGCACGCCCCACTGGTACAGCGAATATCCGGTGCGAGATCGCACGGGTCAGGTGCGATGGGTGGGCCAAAACGCTACGTTGCGTACCGAAGGCGGGCAGCTTGTGGGCTTCGACGTGATCAGCCGGGACATCACGGACCGCAAGCACATGGAGGCGGCCCTAGAAGCCAGCGAGCGGCGTTACAGGATGCTCTTTGAATCCGCCGGAGATGCCATCTTGATCTCCGATGCAGGAGGGCGTTACGTGGAGGTCAATCGCCAGGCCGAGTTGCTTACGGGCTACAGCCGCCAGGAACTGCTCGCGATGACCGTTGGGGATCTCGTTGTGGGGGATCGCGAGGCGTTGAACCGGGGTTATCGAGAGCACTTCTATCCGTTTTTGCGTCAGGTCCGCATCTTCCGGGGCGCCGATCGGCGAATGCGCCGCAAAGACGGAACGCTCTTCGACTACGAAGTCACGGCCGTCATGCTTGACGACGGGCGCGTTATGGCCCTCGTGCGCGATGTGACGGAGCGCAAGCGAGCCGAAGCGGCCCTGCGTGAGGCCAAGGAACGGGCGGAGATGGCCAACCGCATCAAGTCAAACTTTCTGGCCATGATCTCACATGAGCTCCGCACCCCGCTACATACGATCTTGGGCTATTTGGATCTGATCCGCGAGGAGCTGGCCTCCGAAGGCAAGCCGGAGGTGGAGGAGTTTTTCGCCGTCGTGCACCGAAGCGCCCAGCGCCTGGTGCATCTGGTCCATGAGCTGCTGGATATGGCCCGAATCGAGGCCGGCGATCTGGAGCTTGTCTGCGAAGTGCAACCCGCAGAACCCCTTGTGCAAGAGGCCTTTGCCACCTTGGCTTCCAGGGCGCGCGAAAAAGGACTCCTCTATGAACTGAGGCTGCACACCGAGCGCACGCTTGTGTATGTAGACGGCGGCCGCCTCATCCAAGTGTTGCTCAATCTGATAGAGAACGCGATCAAGTTTACCTCCTCGGGCTCTGTTCAGGTTTCCACCCGACGCGAAGGCGACAGGCTGGTGATCGCGGTTTCGGATACCGGGGTGGGCATAGAGCCGGAGCATCTGGAGCGTCTGTTTAGGCCCTTCGAGCAGGCTCACGAGGGTTTGAATCGGCCCTTTGAGGGAGCCGGGCTGGGATTGGCCATCAGCTATCGCCTGGTGCGCAGCATGGGCGGCGAGCTGCGCTGTCAAAGTCAGCCTGGCCGGGGCGCGACCTTTTCCGTGCACCTGCCCGTCGCCTCCGAACCCGTCCCCCCTGTTTTCTGGCAGCCCAAGGCGCGTCGGGCGCTGCTTATGGAATCCGATCCGGAGGGCCGGCGTTATCTAGAGGTGTTGCTTAGGCGGGCGGGCTTTTCCGTGCAGGTGTGCGATAAGCCGGCTGATCTTCTGGAGGCGCTTACGAGCGGGCAGTACGATGCCGTGTTCGTGGAGTTAACGCCCGAGGCGTTCGAGGTCGGGATCACCCTGGGAAAGCAGGTGCGTCAGCTAAGGTTTCGGGGGCGTATGCTGGCGCTAGCGGCTTACGCGGAGTCCGGACTGGAAGACCGCTTACGCGCGGCCGGCTTCGACGGGTTGTTGGTTAAGCCCTTTCAGCCCCGCCAGGTCCTGAGCTGGCTTGAAGAAGCTAGCTAG
- a CDS encoding dipeptidase: MMRWLGLAGLSLACGGDPHPASSVKADTGIVLAIPAPIRHPKADSLIAADPLWRRALEIHYRAIVFDGHHDSPTLMVDGGQDLVGAFGGYFQGRTDLPPTRRGYDWGYRYAPPRVHTDLPRMIEGGQDAPFLSIWVAADYARTPGASARRAHRLIDTVLAQIRRHPDRVELATSYEDVIRIVRSGKIAALMGLEGGHALENSLDTLRSFYRRGVRYVTLTHTNTNGWCDSSQDTARWGGLNELGRQMVREMNRLGMLIDISHISDAALEDVLEVTEAPVIASHSSCRALTHIPRNLSDDQLRAIARNGGVVMINIGSDFVNPAYTEAFWRAVAERVRTRYRGDFRTRMWVALREVKQEQGIGEPTLEDVLDHIEHVRRVAGVDHVGWGTDFDGVPSLPKGLEDVTKLPWITYGLLKRGWSEEEIYKFWGANVLRVMRQAEAVARRLQAEGR; encoded by the coding sequence ATGATGCGCTGGTTAGGACTTGCCGGTCTAAGCCTGGCCTGCGGAGGCGATCCCCATCCGGCTTCTTCCGTTAAGGCCGACACGGGTATTGTGCTGGCGATTCCGGCTCCGATCCGACACCCTAAAGCCGATAGCCTCATAGCGGCCGATCCGTTGTGGCGGCGGGCGCTTGAGATCCACTACCGGGCCATCGTCTTCGACGGGCATCACGACAGCCCCACGCTCATGGTCGACGGCGGCCAGGATCTCGTAGGGGCCTTCGGGGGGTACTTTCAAGGGCGCACCGACTTGCCCCCGACGCGGCGCGGCTATGACTGGGGCTATCGCTACGCTCCGCCGCGGGTGCATACCGATCTGCCGCGCATGATCGAGGGCGGCCAGGATGCGCCGTTTCTGTCCATCTGGGTCGCCGCGGATTACGCCCGAACCCCGGGCGCCTCGGCCCGAAGGGCGCATCGGCTCATCGACACCGTTCTGGCCCAAATTCGGCGCCATCCGGACCGGGTCGAGCTGGCTACCTCCTATGAGGACGTGATCCGGATTGTGCGCTCCGGCAAAATCGCCGCCCTCATGGGGCTTGAGGGGGGGCATGCGCTGGAGAACAGCCTGGATACCCTGCGCTCTTTTTATCGCCGGGGGGTACGCTACGTCACGCTCACGCACACGAACACCAACGGCTGGTGCGATTCCTCCCAGGACACGGCCCGCTGGGGAGGGCTTAACGAACTGGGCCGGCAAATGGTGCGCGAGATGAACCGGCTTGGCATGCTCATCGACATCTCCCACATCTCGGATGCCGCCTTGGAAGACGTGCTCGAGGTCACGGAAGCGCCCGTGATCGCTTCGCACTCCTCCTGTCGCGCGCTTACGCACATCCCGCGCAATCTCTCCGACGATCAGCTTCGGGCCATCGCGCGCAACGGGGGGGTGGTGATGATCAACATCGGCTCCGACTTCGTCAACCCCGCCTACACGGAGGCCTTCTGGCGGGCTGTAGCAGAGCGGGTCCGCACCCGGTATCGCGGGGACTTCCGCACCCGCATGTGGGTGGCGCTGCGGGAGGTTAAACAAGAGCAGGGCATAGGGGAACCGACCTTGGAGGATGTGCTCGACCACATCGAACACGTCCGCCGCGTGGCCGGAGTCGACCACGTAGGCTGGGGCACGGACTTCGACGGCGTGCCCAGCCTGCCCAAGGGGCTTGAAGACGTGACCAAACTGCCTTGGATCACCTATGGCCTGCTGAAGCGGGGTTGGAGCGAGGAGGAGATTTACAAGTTCTGGGGAGCAAACGTGCTGCGGGTCATGCGCCAGGCGGAAGCCGTGGCCCGACGGCTGCAGGCGGAGGGACGGTAA
- a CDS encoding threonine/serine dehydratase, with the protein MPTLADVQAARARIAPFVHRTPLIRSQSLSDRFGANVYLKLELFQKTGAFKVRGAFNRMLLLSEAERARGVVATSGGNHAQAVAYAARVLGIRARILMPENTPHNYVEATRAYGAEVELTNTIAEAFARAQAYQEAGWTYVHPFDDPWVIAGQGTLGLELWEDLPQLTDVVLSIGGGGLMAGVGAALKALRPDVRLWGVETEGADSMAQALRAGRVVELPAITSIAKTLGAPSVSERTLKAARRYLESVTVVSDAEAVEAMRWLLERAKVLTEPAASCTLAALERLADRFGPDRHVVLVLCGGNVALDDLCRYAQRFLIASARALA; encoded by the coding sequence CTGCCGACCTTAGCGGACGTGCAGGCGGCGCGCGCGCGGATCGCCCCCTTTGTGCACCGTACGCCCCTCATACGAAGCCAGAGCCTTTCGGATCGATTTGGCGCGAACGTATACTTGAAGCTGGAGTTGTTTCAGAAAACCGGCGCCTTTAAGGTGCGCGGGGCTTTCAACCGCATGCTGCTGCTTTCGGAGGCCGAACGCGCCCGGGGCGTGGTGGCCACAAGCGGGGGCAACCACGCGCAGGCCGTGGCCTATGCGGCGCGCGTGCTCGGCATCCGGGCTCGGATCTTGATGCCGGAAAACACCCCCCATAATTACGTCGAGGCCACGCGTGCTTACGGCGCCGAAGTAGAGCTGACGAACACGATCGCGGAGGCCTTTGCGCGCGCCCAAGCCTATCAGGAGGCCGGATGGACGTACGTGCATCCCTTTGACGACCCTTGGGTTATAGCCGGACAAGGCACGCTGGGGCTGGAGCTGTGGGAGGATCTGCCCCAGCTCACCGACGTCGTGCTCAGCATAGGCGGCGGAGGGCTTATGGCCGGCGTGGGCGCGGCCTTAAAGGCCCTGCGCCCCGATGTGCGCCTCTGGGGCGTGGAGACCGAGGGGGCCGACAGCATGGCCCAGGCCCTGCGCGCGGGGCGGGTGGTAGAGCTGCCGGCCATCACGTCCATCGCCAAAACGCTAGGCGCCCCCTCGGTGAGCGAACGGACCCTGAAGGCCGCGCGCCGGTATCTGGAGTCCGTTACAGTCGTATCCGACGCCGAGGCCGTCGAAGCGATGCGCTGGCTTCTGGAGCGCGCCAAAGTGCTGACCGAACCGGCCGCCTCCTGCACCCTGGCGGCGCTGGAAAGACTAGCCGATCGCTTCGGGCCGGATCGGCACGTGGTGCTCGTGCTCTGCGGGGGCAACGTGGCCCTAGATGACCTGTGCCGCTACGCGCAGCGCTTTCTGATCGCCTCTGCGCGCGCCCTAGCCTGA
- a CDS encoding glycosyltransferase family 4 protein: MSLARTAFVQDDEDLLRSAYAVRPFVFGTARRPDRLLWSWTRQLAWLLRELPRAELLLGWFADYHLVLPVALARRFGVPTAVVLGGFDAHTLPTLRYGVYASPWRAPMARFVLRNASLLLPVSGALIEGENPFALWPQRLRTGVRAHVPGLRTPFRVIPTGYDPVRWPLGPLERAASLLTVAYIGRERSVLVKGVDLFLEAARRLPRVPFYLVGLEPRYRDAFVSRWRPPENVLLEPPRPRSELGLRYRQCAVYAQLSRTEGLPNVLCEAMLSGCVPVGSPVGGIPELLEGVGWLVSRPDPQEIAEALSQALRADPENRLQARARILERYGLENRRKALLEALEALRAGSDA; the protein is encoded by the coding sequence GTGTCTTTGGCGCGCACGGCCTTCGTGCAAGACGATGAGGACCTGCTGCGGTCGGCTTATGCGGTGCGGCCCTTCGTGTTCGGAACGGCCCGAAGGCCGGATCGGCTTCTGTGGAGTTGGACCCGGCAACTTGCGTGGCTTTTGCGGGAGCTCCCTCGAGCGGAACTCCTACTGGGCTGGTTTGCGGATTATCATCTGGTCCTTCCTGTGGCCCTGGCCCGACGGTTTGGCGTGCCCACCGCGGTCGTGTTGGGCGGCTTCGATGCGCATACGCTGCCCACGTTGCGCTATGGCGTCTACGCGAGCCCGTGGCGGGCCCCCATGGCGCGCTTCGTGCTTCGGAACGCGTCCCTGCTTCTGCCCGTAAGCGGGGCCCTGATAGAGGGCGAAAACCCCTTTGCCCTCTGGCCCCAAAGGCTGCGCACGGGGGTGCGCGCGCACGTGCCCGGTCTTCGCACCCCGTTTCGCGTGATCCCGACCGGTTACGATCCGGTGCGGTGGCCCCTCGGCCCCCTTGAGCGCGCCGCTTCGCTGCTCACGGTGGCCTACATCGGCCGGGAACGCTCCGTGCTGGTCAAGGGGGTGGACCTGTTCCTGGAGGCCGCGCGCCGCCTGCCTCGTGTGCCGTTTTACCTTGTAGGGCTAGAACCCCGGTACCGGGACGCGTTCGTGTCCCGCTGGCGCCCCCCGGAGAACGTCCTCTTAGAGCCGCCCAGACCCCGTTCGGAGCTAGGCCTCCGATATCGACAATGCGCCGTCTACGCGCAACTTTCCCGCACCGAGGGCCTACCCAACGTGCTGTGCGAGGCCATGCTCTCCGGATGCGTCCCCGTGGGCAGCCCCGTGGGGGGGATTCCGGAGCTGCTGGAGGGGGTGGGATGGCTCGTATCGCGCCCCGATCCCCAGGAAATCGCCGAGGCGCTCAGCCAGGCCCTCCGCGCCGATCCCGAAAACCGGCTGCAGGCGCGCGCGCGCATTCTGGAGCGATATGGACTTGAAAACCGCCGCAAAGCCCTTCTAGAGGCGCTGGAGGCCCTCCGTGCGGGATCTGATGCGTAA
- a CDS encoding polysaccharide biosynthesis C-terminal domain-containing protein — MRDLMRNLAGQSLWYAGANSLAKAAGLLLLPLYTNTRYLDVSDYGRWGVLEVTVQIGIIVLSLQLPMGLVRFGAQPETRLAAARSVWGLTIGIAGALVAIGFLVLRAPGGAIWGLMSLYVAFELPLGVALAALRAEGRAKWYAGILLFKLFGLIALSYVALALWRMGLMGVLAAYAASSAGACLAALAATWGRWPWGWPRPDPGWTGVLVRVCAPLIGGALGSLALNAADRYVLAAWRTEFEVGLYVLAAKFGGVVNMLGAQPIQLAWLPFVLRLRPEERPAVVALAHRGAAVGLGALALCTSLFAPWVLVLMDADPAYRAALPLVPWISLGFAAFGLSLIWSALLLEALRSGSFSLIVAGTAALNLALNALLVPTWGALGAAVATLLAYTGLLLWTHRAVRNSIGLPLSGMRLLGLGLWTGLLAALGTMRAPEGIGDLALRFGLLGVWLLGAWLLGWVRIGDARALIRGL; from the coding sequence GTGCGGGATCTGATGCGTAACCTGGCCGGACAGAGCCTTTGGTATGCCGGGGCCAACTCGTTGGCCAAGGCCGCGGGGCTGCTGCTTCTGCCCCTGTACACGAACACGCGCTACCTGGACGTGTCCGACTACGGCCGCTGGGGCGTGCTGGAGGTGACGGTCCAAATCGGGATCATCGTGCTCAGCCTGCAACTCCCGATGGGCCTTGTGCGATTCGGGGCCCAACCGGAGACCCGCCTGGCCGCGGCTCGCTCGGTTTGGGGGCTTACGATCGGAATCGCGGGGGCGCTTGTGGCGATCGGCTTTCTGGTGCTGCGCGCGCCCGGCGGGGCGATCTGGGGGCTCATGAGCCTGTATGTGGCCTTTGAGCTGCCGCTCGGGGTGGCCCTGGCCGCGCTGCGCGCAGAGGGCAGGGCGAAATGGTATGCGGGGATTCTGCTTTTTAAGCTCTTTGGGCTGATTGCGCTCAGCTACGTCGCCCTGGCCCTTTGGCGGATGGGGCTTATGGGGGTGCTTGCGGCCTATGCGGCCTCAAGCGCGGGAGCTTGCCTTGCCGCTTTGGCCGCAACCTGGGGGCGCTGGCCGTGGGGATGGCCTCGGCCTGATCCGGGCTGGACGGGCGTTCTTGTGCGGGTCTGCGCGCCTCTCATCGGAGGCGCGCTGGGCAGCTTGGCCCTGAACGCGGCCGATCGATACGTGCTAGCCGCCTGGCGTACCGAGTTCGAAGTGGGCCTGTACGTGCTGGCGGCCAAATTCGGGGGTGTGGTAAACATGCTCGGCGCGCAGCCGATTCAGCTGGCCTGGCTGCCCTTTGTGTTGCGGCTTCGGCCGGAGGAGCGGCCCGCCGTCGTGGCCCTGGCGCATCGAGGGGCGGCGGTGGGGCTGGGGGCGCTCGCCCTGTGCACATCCCTGTTCGCGCCCTGGGTGCTCGTCCTGATGGACGCAGATCCCGCCTACCGCGCCGCCCTGCCGCTGGTTCCCTGGATCAGCCTGGGCTTTGCCGCCTTCGGGCTTAGCCTCATCTGGTCGGCCTTGCTTTTAGAGGCGCTGCGTTCCGGCTCCTTCTCCCTCATCGTGGCCGGAACAGCCGCGCTCAACTTGGCGCTCAACGCGCTCCTAGTACCCACATGGGGCGCCCTCGGAGCTGCCGTAGCGACCCTGCTGGCCTACACGGGCCTGCTCCTTTGGACCCACCGAGCGGTGCGAAACTCGATCGGACTTCCCTTGAGCGGAATGCGCCTGCTGGGACTGGGGCTTTGGACTGGTCTACTGGCCGCGCTGGGAACGATGCGTGCGCCCGAGGGGATCGGGGACCTCGCGCTTCGGTTCGGACTGCTGGGGGTCTGGCTTTTGGGCGCCTGGCTGCTCGGCTGGGTGCGCATAGGCGACGCGCGCGCCCTAATTCGGGGTCTTTAG
- a CDS encoding RsmB/NOP family class I SAM-dependent RNA methyltransferase has translation MSKAQFWTQALAPLPRAFVERLLRIGTEEEVACWARTFWEERWAAFRVNPLRAPSEEAALEALQKAQVPARPVEWMPGAYVVGASHRAALLASEPCRRAWLYVQNLSSMLPVWILGPDPEDRVLDLCAAPGGKTLQLAAGLRDPAQIVAVEKARGRYYKLRALLTHYGAGRVRAVLADGRLAGSRWPEAFDCVLLDAPCSAEARFRIGQPETYRYWSLRKVHELAYRSQQLLESALHALRAGGRLLFATCTFAPEENEGVLAAVLERWGSALELEPIACPFANHRPGLRSWNGRRFPEAVGLAVRVLPTAEMEGFFLALLRKRAPLGRQKGRR, from the coding sequence GTGAGCAAGGCGCAGTTTTGGACTCAGGCGCTAGCCCCGCTTCCCCGGGCCTTTGTGGAGCGGCTTCTTCGGATTGGGACCGAAGAGGAGGTCGCCTGCTGGGCGCGCACTTTTTGGGAGGAGCGCTGGGCCGCGTTTCGCGTAAACCCCCTTCGGGCTCCCTCAGAGGAAGCGGCCCTGGAGGCGCTTCAGAAGGCCCAGGTGCCGGCCCGACCTGTAGAATGGATGCCTGGAGCGTATGTGGTGGGCGCCTCCCACCGGGCCGCGCTGCTGGCTTCGGAGCCCTGCCGGCGGGCCTGGCTTTACGTGCAGAACCTCTCCAGCATGCTGCCCGTCTGGATTCTAGGTCCTGATCCCGAGGACAGGGTGCTGGACTTGTGCGCGGCGCCCGGGGGCAAAACCCTCCAGTTGGCCGCGGGCCTGCGGGATCCAGCGCAGATTGTAGCCGTGGAGAAAGCTCGGGGGCGCTACTACAAGCTTCGGGCCCTTCTGACCCATTACGGGGCCGGCCGGGTGCGCGCGGTCCTGGCCGATGGTCGCCTCGCGGGAAGCCGCTGGCCGGAGGCCTTCGATTGCGTGCTCCTGGATGCACCCTGTTCGGCTGAGGCCCGTTTTCGCATCGGACAGCCCGAGACGTATCGCTACTGGAGCCTCCGCAAGGTGCACGAGCTAGCTTATAGAAGCCAACAGCTGCTGGAGTCTGCTTTGCATGCCCTTCGAGCAGGAGGCCGGCTGCTCTTTGCCACTTGTACGTTCGCGCCCGAGGAAAACGAAGGCGTGCTTGCGGCCGTCCTGGAGCGTTGGGGTTCGGCGCTGGAGCTTGAGCCGATTGCGTGTCCCTTTGCAAACCATAGACCTGGGCTGCGCAGCTGGAACGGCCGCCGCTTTCCGGAGGCCGTAGGGCTGGCGGTGCGCGTGTTGCCCACAGCCGAGATGGAGGGGTTTTTTCTGGCCCTTTTGCGCAAGCGCGCCCCCCTGGGAAGGCAAAAGGGGCGCCGCTAA